Proteins encoded together in one Chiloscyllium plagiosum isolate BGI_BamShark_2017 chromosome 3, ASM401019v2, whole genome shotgun sequence window:
- the ggps1 gene encoding geranylgeranyl pyrophosphate synthase yields the protein MENKQASERILLEPYHYLLQLPGKQLRTKLSEAFNHWLNVPEEKLKVIIEVTEMLHSASLLIDDIEDNSKLRRGFPVAHSIYGVPCVINSANYVYFLSLQKVMTLDHPEAIKIFTHQLLELHRGQGLDINWRDTYTCPTLEGYKAMVLQKTGGLFGLAVGLMQLFSENKSDFKPLLNTLGLLFQIRDDYANLASNEYSANKGFCDDLTEGKFSFPVIHAIWSHPESTQVQNILRQRTENMDVKKYCVSYLEKVGSFAYTRETLKTLESEAYKSIDNLGGNPQLAALIDQLSRIYQET from the exons GCAAACAATTGAGAACCAAACTTTCGGAAGCCTTTAACCACTGGTTGAATGTCCCGGAAGAGAAACTTAAG GTCATCATAGAAGTTACAGAAATGTTGCACAGTGCTAGTTTGCTGATCGATGATATTGAGGATAACTCTAAGCTGCGCCGTGGGTTTCCTGTGGCACACAGTATCTACGGTGTTCCATGCGTCATTAACTCTGCCAACTATGTTTACTTTTTGAGTCTGCAGAAGGTGATGACCCTTGACCACCCAGAAGCCATTAAAATCTTCACACACCAGCTACTTGAACTGCATCGAGGTCAAGGCTTGGACATTAATTGGAGAGATACATACACATGTCCCACATTGGAAGGTTATAAGGCCATGGTGCTACAGAAAACTGGAGGACTCTTTGGACTGGCTGTTGGCCTCATGCAACTATTCTCTGAAAATAAATCTGACTTCAAGCCTCTTCTTAACACACTGGGGCTTTTATTCCAAATACGTGACGATTATGCAAACTTAGCATCTAATGAATATAGTGCAAATAAGGGGTTTTGTGACGATTTAACAGAGGGAAAGTTTTCATTCCCTGTTATTCATGCCATCTGGTCACATCCAGAAAGTACACAAGTGCAGAATATTTTGCGACAGCGAACTGAGAATATGGATGTCAAGAAATACTGTGTGAGCTATCTTGAAAAGGTGGGTTCTTTTGCTTACACCAGAGAAACGCTCAAAACATTGGAATCTGAAGCTTACAAAAGTATTGACAACTTAGGGGGTAACCCACAGTTAGCAGCTTTAATTGATCAACTTAGTCGAATATATCAAGAGACATAA